Proteins from a genomic interval of Rhodococcoides fascians A25f:
- a CDS encoding ParB/Srx family N-terminal domain-containing protein, which translates to MASLRRAARLGTLALVSVVSASMGGVATAAPARTASPLCQVADLIPTGSSAGLGYQCAEAGELLDLPIGEVHATQPSLGYDEVYYKLGRYTLGKDEINKKFDDWCEANGQEEAASALPDARLDNPSSFTCTVPVGQETPDTIAPMKTVVIGPGGVPYLTDGHHTLTSFYETADGGPNLHLRLRVVANLSDLSPADFWARMKAEKWVWNYDVDGNEVPVEQLPSGVGLAKFQNDKYRSLMYFARDIGFTPGTIPFQEFYWGAWVRDSGSVDISGWDSNNLASYLNTVESVSRAQVAAPKDTVIDSGRTAAELGALDAWNDGKAATKGEFGKLSAPYSDAKPGKLAYALQYKLGLPR; encoded by the coding sequence ATGGCCTCGCTTCGTAGAGCTGCCCGACTGGGCACACTCGCACTGGTCTCTGTCGTCTCCGCGTCCATGGGCGGCGTTGCCACGGCCGCTCCGGCCCGGACCGCGTCGCCGCTGTGTCAGGTCGCAGACCTCATCCCGACCGGATCGTCCGCAGGCCTCGGCTACCAATGTGCCGAAGCCGGTGAGCTTCTCGACCTCCCGATCGGCGAAGTGCATGCGACGCAACCGTCGCTCGGGTACGACGAGGTGTACTACAAGCTCGGTCGGTACACCCTCGGCAAAGACGAGATCAACAAGAAATTCGACGACTGGTGCGAGGCCAACGGCCAGGAAGAGGCCGCCTCCGCGTTGCCCGATGCCCGACTGGACAATCCGTCGTCGTTCACCTGCACCGTCCCCGTCGGCCAGGAAACGCCCGACACCATCGCGCCCATGAAGACGGTCGTCATCGGGCCGGGCGGTGTGCCGTACCTGACCGACGGGCACCACACGCTCACCTCGTTCTACGAAACGGCCGACGGCGGACCGAATCTGCACCTTCGCCTGCGGGTGGTCGCGAACCTCAGTGACCTGAGCCCTGCTGATTTCTGGGCGCGAATGAAGGCCGAGAAGTGGGTATGGAACTACGACGTCGACGGCAACGAGGTTCCCGTGGAGCAGCTTCCATCAGGAGTCGGCCTCGCCAAGTTCCAGAACGACAAGTACCGCAGCCTGATGTACTTCGCCCGCGACATCGGCTTCACCCCCGGCACCATCCCCTTCCAGGAATTCTATTGGGGTGCATGGGTTCGCGACTCCGGCTCTGTCGATATCAGCGGCTGGGACAGCAACAACCTGGCGAGCTACCTGAACACCGTCGAGTCTGTCTCCCGCGCTCAGGTGGCGGCCCCGAAAGACACTGTGATCGACAGTGGCCGAACCGCAGCGGAACTCGGCGCTCTGGACGCATGGAACGACGGGAAGGCAGCCACCAAGGGCGAATTCGGGAAGCTCTCGGCCCCGTACTCGGACGCCAAGCCCGGCAAACTGGCCTACGCCTTGCAGTACAAGTTAGGACTGCCCCGCTAG
- a CDS encoding MFS transporter: MSDVSTPGRRSSFRRFLTAAVISSAGSSVTAVAMPILVVQLLDATPFEVGVVNAAQFIPYAVLGLVAGVYVDRWRRKPILVWASVGRAVTLGAVPLLWLAGLLHIWVLIIVLLLYGSFSVFGFAAMQSLLPRLVPRSQLVQANARLDQADAAATTLGPTVGGGLVGLIGAPLVIAVDAISYLIDAALNSSLDVDEPRPTAPARNLTREVRDGLKFTYRHRTLNPLAVSTHVWFLANGAALTVLSLFPLRSLGFSADTYGLLLTTFGAASLFGASIAHTLGKRIGSGPAVILARTLYPLAWILVALATDTTVGHVLVFAALGLQGLAAGAENANEMGYWQALTPDEPLGRVNAASRSVNRTMAAVGAVIAGLLVSMIGERPTLIGVIVVFAIAAAIVAFSPLRHPEAEF, encoded by the coding sequence GTGAGTGACGTTTCGACGCCGGGCCGTCGTTCGTCGTTTCGCCGGTTTCTGACGGCCGCAGTGATCAGCTCGGCCGGCTCGTCGGTGACAGCGGTTGCGATGCCCATCTTGGTCGTGCAGCTTCTGGACGCGACACCCTTCGAGGTCGGTGTGGTGAACGCTGCACAGTTCATCCCCTACGCGGTACTCGGGTTGGTCGCCGGGGTGTACGTCGATCGGTGGCGTCGCAAGCCGATTCTGGTGTGGGCCAGCGTCGGCCGCGCAGTGACGCTCGGCGCTGTACCGCTCCTGTGGCTCGCAGGCCTACTTCACATCTGGGTACTGATCATCGTGTTGCTCTTGTACGGATCCTTCTCGGTGTTCGGATTCGCTGCGATGCAGTCGTTGCTGCCTCGGTTGGTGCCACGCAGTCAACTGGTGCAGGCGAACGCTCGACTCGACCAAGCCGACGCGGCAGCAACAACATTGGGACCGACAGTCGGAGGCGGACTCGTAGGCCTGATCGGCGCTCCCCTGGTGATTGCCGTCGATGCCATCAGCTATCTCATCGATGCAGCACTCAATTCCAGTCTCGATGTGGACGAGCCTCGACCTACTGCTCCCGCCCGCAACCTGACCCGCGAAGTACGTGACGGTCTGAAGTTCACGTATCGCCACCGCACGCTCAACCCGCTCGCTGTCTCGACACACGTGTGGTTCCTCGCCAACGGAGCCGCATTGACCGTGCTGTCGCTCTTCCCGCTTCGCTCACTCGGGTTCAGCGCCGACACCTACGGATTGCTGCTGACGACGTTCGGTGCGGCCAGCCTCTTCGGAGCATCCATTGCCCACACGCTTGGCAAGCGAATCGGCTCGGGTCCAGCAGTCATCCTCGCCCGCACGTTGTATCCCCTCGCCTGGATTCTCGTAGCCCTCGCAACCGATACAACGGTCGGCCATGTTCTGGTTTTCGCAGCCCTCGGCCTGCAAGGCCTCGCGGCGGGAGCGGAGAACGCGAACGAGATGGGGTACTGGCAAGCGCTGACCCCGGATGAGCCGCTCGGGCGTGTGAATGCCGCCAGTCGCTCCGTCAACCGCACCATGGCGGCCGTCGGTGCCGTGATCGCAGGCCTGTTGGTCAGCATGATCGGTGAACGACCCACCCTGATCGGCGTCATCGTCGTATTCGCCATCGCCGCAGCCATAGTGGCATTCTCGCCACTGCGGCACCCTGAAGCCGAGTTCTGA
- a CDS encoding GNAT family N-acetyltransferase produces the protein MTVEPIHTERLTLRLYEPDDADRILAYYSDPEVCRYLLHEAWTHADAVAAVGKRMKRSGLHTQALAMVVEHEGTVVGNVEAWLVDGSPALVELGWTFSPDVAGRGYATEAVNALVEHVFSLPQIHRISAQLDGRNDASARLAARVGMRQEAHFRQNWWCKGEWTDTLVYAMLREDR, from the coding sequence ATGACTGTCGAGCCCATCCACACCGAGCGTCTGACCCTTCGTCTGTACGAACCCGACGACGCAGACCGGATTCTCGCGTACTACAGCGACCCGGAAGTCTGCCGCTACCTTCTGCACGAAGCGTGGACACACGCCGATGCCGTTGCGGCAGTGGGCAAACGGATGAAGCGATCAGGACTGCACACCCAGGCACTCGCGATGGTCGTCGAACACGAGGGAACGGTGGTGGGCAACGTCGAGGCATGGTTGGTCGACGGATCCCCGGCCCTCGTCGAGCTCGGGTGGACGTTCTCCCCCGACGTCGCGGGCCGCGGATACGCCACCGAGGCAGTGAACGCGCTGGTCGAGCACGTGTTCTCGCTACCCCAGATTCACCGGATCAGCGCACAGCTGGATGGCCGCAACGACGCGTCGGCCCGGTTGGCGGCGCGGGTCGGGATGCGTCAGGAAGCGCACTTCCGCCAGAACTGGTGGTGCAAGGGTGAATGGACCGACACCCTCGTCTACGCGATGTTGCGCGAAGATCGCTGA
- a CDS encoding ABC transporter permease produces MTSYAAPAGPVDTRVGDASDIGATPVSPKDSAWQRYRWTVLRALSPVVLLVLWQIASAAGVLSERVLPAPSLIFDAGLELLRNGELADALAISGTRVVQGLLLGGLIGVALGALVGLSKLAEATVDPPLQMLRALPHLGLIPLFILWFGIGETPKILLVALGVAFPLYLNTFSAIRQIDRDFLDTAVVLGFSWRQRFTTIILPSIAPQLLVGLRQSLAIAWLSLIVAEQINAESGLGYIINNARDFLRVDTIIFGLVVYALMGIATDGIVRILEKHALRYRLDARS; encoded by the coding sequence ATGACGTCGTACGCCGCTCCCGCGGGACCCGTGGACACGCGCGTCGGCGATGCCTCCGACATCGGCGCCACACCCGTCTCGCCGAAAGACTCTGCGTGGCAGCGGTACCGATGGACGGTGCTGCGCGCCCTGTCACCGGTTGTCCTCCTCGTCCTGTGGCAGATCGCCAGTGCTGCCGGAGTCCTCTCCGAACGAGTGCTGCCCGCACCGTCACTGATCTTCGACGCGGGTCTGGAATTGCTGCGCAACGGTGAATTGGCCGACGCGCTGGCTATTTCCGGAACGCGTGTTGTTCAGGGACTCCTGCTCGGCGGGCTGATCGGGGTTGCGCTCGGAGCGCTGGTCGGGCTGTCGAAGCTCGCCGAGGCAACCGTCGACCCGCCGTTGCAGATGCTGCGCGCGTTACCGCACCTCGGCCTGATCCCGCTGTTCATCCTGTGGTTCGGGATCGGCGAGACTCCGAAGATCCTGCTGGTCGCTCTCGGAGTCGCGTTTCCGCTGTACCTCAACACGTTCTCGGCCATCCGTCAGATCGATCGCGACTTCCTCGACACGGCCGTCGTACTCGGGTTCTCGTGGCGTCAGCGGTTCACCACGATCATCCTGCCCAGCATCGCCCCACAGTTGTTGGTGGGACTTCGACAGTCGTTGGCTATCGCCTGGTTGTCGTTGATCGTGGCCGAGCAGATCAACGCCGAATCCGGACTGGGCTACATCATCAACAATGCGCGGGACTTCCTGCGGGTGGACACCATCATCTTCGGACTCGTCGTCTACGCGCTCATGGGAATCGCCACCGACGGCATCGTTCGAATCCTCGAAAAGCACGCCCTCCGTTACCGATTGGATGCCCGATCATGA
- a CDS encoding ABC transporter ATP-binding protein, giving the protein MTTTTTSVATLHGIDKFYGSSHVLKGVDLSIERGEIVSLVGRSGSGKSTILRVLAGLSTDHTGERHVAGHPAVAFQEPRLFPWRSVRQNVSYGLNTAGVTGNEALIAADATLDEVGLAEKRDAWPLTLSGGQAQRAALARALVGEPELLLLDEPFGALDALTRLTMQSLLLDLWGRHGFGILLVTHDVDEAIALGDRVVVLDGGAVSETVPVDLPRPRDRGTAGFSRIRTHLLGALGVH; this is encoded by the coding sequence ATGACCACGACAACCACGTCCGTCGCCACCTTGCACGGCATCGACAAGTTCTACGGCTCCAGTCACGTGCTGAAGGGCGTCGACCTGTCCATCGAGCGAGGCGAAATCGTGTCGCTGGTCGGACGATCCGGCTCCGGCAAGTCGACCATTCTGCGCGTCCTGGCCGGACTGTCCACGGACCACACGGGTGAGCGGCATGTCGCCGGACATCCCGCGGTGGCGTTCCAGGAACCACGTCTGTTTCCGTGGCGGTCGGTCCGGCAGAATGTGTCCTACGGTCTGAACACCGCGGGCGTGACGGGCAACGAGGCACTGATCGCCGCGGATGCCACCCTCGACGAGGTAGGTCTCGCCGAGAAGAGGGACGCATGGCCACTCACACTGTCGGGTGGTCAAGCTCAGCGCGCAGCACTGGCGCGGGCGTTGGTGGGGGAGCCCGAACTGCTGCTCCTCGACGAACCGTTCGGCGCGCTGGACGCACTCACGCGGCTCACCATGCAGTCGCTCTTGCTCGATCTGTGGGGACGGCACGGCTTCGGCATTCTGCTGGTCACCCACGACGTCGACGAGGCAATCGCCCTGGGGGACAGGGTGGTGGTGCTCGACGGGGGTGCCGTTTCCGAGACCGTCCCCGTCGACCTGCCTCGTCCCCGCGACCGGGGAACAGCCGGATTCTCTCGCATTCGCACTCACTTGCTCGGCGCTCTCGGCGTCCACTGA
- a CDS encoding ABC transporter substrate-binding protein, whose translation MSSPARHRSLRALSVLAALSLTVVGLTGCVSRGSDTATTEAPALVSNDQLATVTLDVGDQKGGTEALLRASGELDSAPYDVAFSTFTSGPPQVEAATAGQIDFAVTGNTPPVFGVAANARIKVVSAYSNDASGDQILVPADSTLASFADLRGKKIAVGKGSSAHGHVLLQLQKAGLTTDDVQLVFLQPADALTAFTSGEVDAWAIWDPFTAIAQVQNGSKTLTTAEGVANGYGFGIASQQALDDPAKNTALQDFVVRLAKASAWAEANPAEWAAAYSAAVGIDPAAGELAQGRSQRPAIALDDTVIESEQALFDAFVKSGSIPGGNTFADFVDTRYNDAIADATASTN comes from the coding sequence ATGTCATCACCCGCTCGACACCGATCTCTGCGCGCCCTCAGCGTGCTGGCCGCCCTGTCCCTGACGGTCGTCGGACTCACCGGCTGCGTCTCCCGTGGCAGCGACACCGCGACCACCGAAGCCCCGGCACTCGTCTCCAACGACCAGCTCGCCACGGTCACCCTCGACGTCGGCGACCAGAAGGGTGGCACCGAGGCGCTGCTTCGCGCATCGGGGGAGCTGGACTCGGCTCCCTACGATGTCGCGTTCTCCACCTTCACCTCCGGCCCGCCTCAGGTGGAGGCCGCAACGGCCGGCCAGATCGACTTCGCGGTTACGGGCAACACGCCGCCGGTGTTCGGTGTGGCAGCCAACGCGCGCATCAAGGTCGTCTCCGCCTACAGCAACGATGCGAGTGGGGATCAGATTCTCGTGCCGGCAGATTCGACTCTCGCGTCGTTCGCAGACCTGCGAGGTAAGAAGATCGCAGTGGGCAAGGGAAGTTCGGCGCACGGCCATGTGCTGCTCCAGCTGCAGAAGGCGGGCTTGACCACCGACGACGTTCAGCTGGTCTTTCTCCAGCCCGCCGATGCGCTGACGGCATTCACCTCCGGTGAGGTCGATGCCTGGGCGATCTGGGATCCGTTCACCGCGATAGCGCAGGTGCAGAACGGCTCGAAGACGCTGACGACCGCCGAGGGCGTCGCCAACGGTTACGGCTTCGGTATCGCCTCGCAGCAGGCATTGGACGATCCCGCGAAGAACACTGCCCTCCAGGACTTCGTGGTTCGTCTGGCCAAGGCGTCCGCATGGGCGGAGGCCAATCCGGCCGAGTGGGCGGCGGCGTACTCCGCGGCCGTCGGAATCGACCCGGCTGCGGGTGAATTGGCGCAAGGACGAAGCCAGCGACCCGCAATTGCATTGGACGACACTGTGATCGAGTCCGAGCAGGCGCTCTTCGATGCGTTCGTCAAGAGCGGAAGTATCCCCGGCGGCAACACGTTCGCAGACTTCGTCGACACGCGGTACAACGACGCCATCGCCGACGCGACCGCCTCGACCAACTGA
- a CDS encoding LLM class flavin-dependent oxidoreductase gives MTARIFWFLPTAGDGRSIVGASHASGNLREPVGFRRPSLRYLTEVAQAADRLDFEGVLTPTGTWCEDAWLTTAALLQSTRRLKFLVAFRPGLTPPTLAAQQAATLQRFSEGRVLFNIVTGGDDVEQRRFGDWIDHDRRYARTDEFLGLVHRIWTESSVDHEGEFFRVADARVSEAPDPLPEFWFGGSSDPALAVAAKHVQTYLTWGEPPADARAKIEKVQALADAQGRKLTYGIRLHTISRDTSEEAWAVAQKLLDELPEEQVSQAHALHSSSQSEGQRRMAALHGGSKDSLEIYPNLWAGVGLVRGGAGTALVGSHEEVANLIGEYHDAGFDEFILSGYPHLEEAYHFAEGVRPILDARGITVPARRV, from the coding sequence GTGACCGCACGCATCTTCTGGTTTCTCCCCACCGCAGGCGACGGCCGCTCCATCGTCGGCGCGTCCCACGCATCCGGCAACCTCCGCGAACCGGTCGGGTTTCGTCGCCCGTCGCTGCGCTACCTCACCGAGGTCGCCCAGGCCGCGGACCGACTCGACTTCGAGGGTGTGCTGACCCCGACGGGAACGTGGTGCGAGGACGCATGGCTGACCACGGCCGCGTTGCTGCAGAGCACCCGACGGCTGAAGTTCCTCGTCGCCTTCCGCCCCGGCCTCACACCGCCCACGTTGGCGGCGCAGCAGGCCGCGACGTTGCAGCGGTTCTCGGAAGGGCGTGTGCTGTTCAACATCGTCACCGGTGGCGACGACGTCGAACAGCGTCGGTTCGGGGATTGGATCGATCACGATCGGCGCTACGCCCGTACCGACGAGTTCCTCGGACTCGTGCATCGAATCTGGACCGAGTCGTCGGTCGATCACGAGGGCGAGTTCTTCAGGGTCGCCGACGCTCGGGTGTCGGAAGCGCCGGACCCGTTGCCCGAGTTCTGGTTCGGTGGTTCGTCCGATCCCGCTCTGGCCGTCGCCGCCAAGCACGTCCAGACGTATCTGACGTGGGGTGAGCCGCCCGCCGACGCTCGCGCCAAGATCGAGAAGGTACAGGCGCTGGCGGATGCCCAGGGCCGCAAGCTGACCTACGGCATCCGGCTGCACACCATCAGCCGCGACACGTCCGAAGAGGCGTGGGCCGTCGCGCAGAAGCTCCTCGACGAGCTCCCCGAGGAGCAGGTGTCCCAGGCACACGCGCTGCACTCGTCGTCGCAGTCCGAGGGCCAGCGGCGGATGGCGGCCCTGCACGGTGGCAGCAAGGACTCGCTCGAGATCTACCCAAACCTGTGGGCCGGTGTCGGCCTGGTTCGCGGCGGTGCGGGTACGGCTCTGGTGGGCTCACACGAGGAGGTCGCGAATCTCATCGGGGAGTACCACGACGCCGGATTCGACGAGTTCATCCTCTCGGGCTACCCGCATCTCGAGGAGGCGTATCACTTCGCCGAGGGAGTGCGTCCCATCCTCGACGCGCGCGGAATCACCGTTCCGGCGCGCCGGGTGTAG